In Mustela nigripes isolate SB6536 unplaced genomic scaffold, MUSNIG.SB6536 HiC_scaffold_20, whole genome shotgun sequence, the genomic window ACGGGCTTTACTCACCTCCTTTGAATGTACCCATTCCTGTCTcctatttcattttgtaaatgtaaCCTTCTCTCATCTGCTTGCACCTTTTCATGTAGTCTCCAGGTTAAACATAACAcatacaaggggtgcctgggtggctcaggctttaagcatctgacttcggctcaggtcctggtaccaggttcctgggatcctgttcaacaggaagcctgcttctccctctcccagtcccccgaCTTaggctccctctctcactgtgtctctaacaaataaaataaatagatagatagatagatagatagatagatagatagataaataaataaaatcttttaaaaaacaatgtaaccaaacaatcaaacaaaatcaTAACACATATAGGAGGAATATAATTATATCCAATCTATAAAACCTCTTCACAAagaccaagaagaaagaaaacaattttgttaTAGAATAAGAATTAATCAGGTAGAATGTGCAGTGCATCACATGTTAAGTGATAATGAGATTGCAAAGACAgaaattttattcttctatataGCTAAGACACAACCTATTATAATTATGCATTCCAgataaaattgtttatttctcttatcTTTATGGAAGTGAGGTTTAAAATTCAGAGTTAGATGAAAATTGAGTAAGTTAACTTTCCCTAAAATCCCCAAACTCTTCTTTCTCCCTACTTAATAAAACTTTACTATATTTAATGTGAATTATGTTTTCTGTTCCTCCTATTAACTCGCTGCTTTCTCTACATATACACCCCATTGTTTGTAGCCATAGATAATCACTAAGCCCCCAACAAAAACTGCATGTGGGAAATTAAGGAATGCCTGGAATGTAAATACAAATCTTTACAATTTTGCAAAAAGTATTTGAATGAAATAATTGTCAAAATTCATGAGCCTGCATCTAGAgggattatcttttttctttttttttttctatttaaagatgttttatttatttgagagagagagggttttttttgaagtatttacttatgtgaaaatgtttattactTACTGTTAATACTTAAATTCTggatttaaaagtatattaaactAAGATATCCTCCTAGCATTGATATCTCTTTCTAAGCATGATAAAATATGGAAATTGTAAAAGTAATTAATTTCTTCTACACATATTGAAAAGACAAAGCAGTCTCAGTATTACACTATGTACCCACAGAAATTGTTAGTGTAGATGCAGTATGGTTAttggtaggcagaaagagaaactttttaaaaaagattttatttatttatttgatagacaaagatcacaagtaggcagaaaggcagacagagacagagaggggggaagcaggctccctgctgaacagagagcctggatgtggggcttgatcttagggtcatgggatcatgacctgagctgaacgcactgaactacccaggtgccccagaaagggaactttttattcaaaattaagaTTGCCTTACCAATATATGTTCTGTTTCTTAGGCACAAAGATTATTCCACATaatctttttacaaaaatacCTTGACTGTTGCAATAAAAGCAATTTTGCCATGATTCAGGGGAGCGTAAAATAGATTTTACTTATaatattgtccttttttttttaatctccactGTTTAGAATGTCATTCATGGTAGATCTCTTGacatctcttaaaatattttacttcctaTCTAACAGATATTTATAGACATACTaaacaaaatcatatttattcCACTAATAGGACTATGAAATATATTCGATACTATTTAACACAGACTACTTACAAAAGATAAACAGATAAGTTAACTCTATATTCAGAAGcctcaatacattttattttaggcaGTGGTAACAATGGATCCAGGGTACTGtaaaaaaaattgaggcaaaatacacattatatgaaaataaccactttcaaatatacaattcagggacatttgtatctttgtaaGGTTGTATCATATtacatctctattttttaaacattttcaacatcttaagaagaaatactttatttttactttttttttaagatttatttatttatttgacagagagattacaagtaggcagagacgcaggcagagaggaggaggaagcaggctccctgctgagcagagagccggatgtgggactcgatcccaggaccctgagatcatgacctgagccgaaggcagcggcttaacccactgagccacccaggcgaccaaGAAggaatactttaaaacaaaattttccatTCCCCTCTCACCTGGCCCAGGGCAACCACTAATTTGTGGTCTCAGTGGCTATGCTTTCTTTATATACAAGTTACACAGATTTAAATTCCAAATTGTCaggatattttaaatcttttgtttactcattttttgCAGCTTTCCTTTATCAGGTTTTATGTTGTTTGTATCAACCTAGTTTGAGTGTGTTTAGAaggaataattataattattataattttatttcagggGCTAactataattatgtatttatttcattaaaaatttttgtaaaaattagattttatagatcttgtttttttggtcattgtcTACATAagtttaagtattttatttttaactgaatgaatTTCAAAGGGAAACACTCTGGCTGAATGTTTTCCTTGAATTGCTAGGAGACCAAGATCTTGTGATGTCACAACAACTTGGGTGGTGGGCCATTGTGATGGTCTGAATAGTTTATCTGTGTAGGCCAGCCAAAGTAGCATTTGAAGCTGCAGTGTTCAAAACCATGCAGATGAGAAACATAGCTGAAGGAAAACTTATTTGAGATGGCACATGTTTCTTCAGAAATTCAAGATGATTCTCTTAAAAATGGATCGACTGGTTCCGCAGCCTCCATTAGCTCTCCTTTGTGTGATCACACATTCACTGGAGATGTGGACCTGAGGTCTATGATTGAAGAAAATGCTTTTCAAGCCTTGTCAGGAGGATCCTTGATAAAAAGACCACGTTACACTTTCTGTGTCTCTGAACCAGATGAagataatgattttctttctctgacctttcccagaaaactttggaaaatagttgaAAGTGATCAATTCAAGTCAATTTGGTGGGATGACAAGGGAACTTCTATAGTGATTGATGAGGAACTTTTCAAGAAAGAAGTTTTGGAGAGAAAGGCTCCTTTCAGAATATTTGAAACTGGAAGTATGAAGAGTTTAGTTCGCCAGCTTAATCTTTATGGATTTAGTAAAATGCGACAGAGTTTTCAAAGATCTGCTTCTTTGGCTGACTTTctagcagaggaaaaagaagtctCTGTTTTAAGCaaggtatttaaaaatgttattacttaaataaagaatatatacgATTTTACTTTGTATAGCAGTAAGTACAGTCATATATATAGCCTaaagtcagatttttaaatttctaatttttttaaaaattgaggctaGAGAATCAATTGTCATacagttttgcttatttgtggagcacaaggaataatatggaggacctTGCGAGTtggagagaaggaagttgggggaaattggagggggaggtgaaacatgagagactgttgactgagaaaaaaactgagctatttggaggggagatgggtgggaggtTGCATGAGCctggtggtattaaggagggcatgtattgcatggagcactgggtgtggtacataaacaatgaattctggaacaccaaaaagaaattttaaaaattaattaaaagaaaaaagaagaaaaaaaaatgaggctagCTTATGCATGAAGCTTTCAGGGTTATAAGAAATTTTGCTGGTATCTTTGACCCTTAGAATGAACTTCTATTTAAATAAGGTCCTGAAGCCACTTAAACTGCTATTCACTGTTACTTGTAAATATATAACAGATTTTCACAAACGATAATTAAATGTTTGTTTCcagtaagtaaattttaaaaaatataatagtacATATATTATTAGATGTCTTTGTATGATGAAAGAAGTCAGATTTTACATGTTATCTTATCTTTTATATTGGTTGGGAATGTCACTTAGTaactttcttctttggttttagtTACAGTTCTATCATAATCCAAATTTTAAACGAGGCTGCCCCCAACTTTTagtaagaatgaaaagaagagtCGGAATTAAAAATGCTTCTGCAGTATCACTAGTTCAagatatcaacaagaaatcctgCAAAGGAGGGGATAATGTGGACAGTCTTAATTCTGGTTTTGTTGCTAAAACTAGTGGAGAAAGGGTATGTTCAAACTCCACCAATTTAAATCTGCCTCTAATAAGGAAGCCTTCTCCCAGCCAGAGAATTGCTACAACTTCCCCCATGAGAAGTGATTTTTCTCCTGCAACAACATCAGTCAGACCAATCAGACCATCGGAACAAGTTGGAATGGAACAACATGCTGTTTTAAACCAGTTGACCACTTTTCACATGCACTCACATAGCAGCTACACTCAAGCAAATGGCCACATTGTAAACTTTGTTACAACTACAACTTCTACATCTCAGTACCATATCATATCTCCCTTACAGAGTAGTTATTTTGGAACAATGGTGGAGCCTTCTACTTTTTCAACTAGATATGCTGATTTGTCAGCTAGTGAGGCTCGTTTTTCTAACCTGCAACCAGCAGGCAACCCATGGTTCACAATACCAATGATAGCTGATACTTCTACTGCCTCACTTTCAAGGTCAACTCATCAACCCTCTTCATCATATGCACATCAAACTAATTATAACTGATCTATCAAAAGACTATCATTATGCAAGATAACAAAGATTATCACTTGTTGGCAAATGACCACACATTGGTGATTCTCTTATCTGAACAATAAAATTACATGTTCATCTTCATGGTTTCATTATcgttattttttgaaatagagtaaaattattgtattgtattttttgtaatttaacaTTTGAAGTGCAACCTAAATaagttatgtttaaaaaagaatgggagcataggaaaaaaagaaattgaagttaaGTAATTTCTGAAATAGTCCAGGATGAATCAAATTAGGGCATAAATTACAATGATATggaaaagggcacctgggtgactcagtcagttaagcatctgcctttggctcaggtcatgatcccagggtgctgggatagagttccacacaaggctctctgctcagtggggtatctgcttcttcctctctttctctccctccatgcttgtgcactctccaataaataaactcctaaaattgatatggaagtgaatgaaatataaataaaatttagaaaagacaaatacacagTATTTAATATTATCTCATATTCTCACAGTTATTTAGGAAAGCCCTTGGATTTTAGTTGGCAAAGGTggtcttcattaaaaaatacattcatattggAATATATAACACTCTTACCAGTGTAGCAACCATTATGTTATCACATGCTACAGTCATGGACTGCATCCATCAAAACGTGTAATTTTACAAGTGGCATTATCAGAGGCCTCTCTTACCATAGTGATCTCAAAACATTCCAGTTTGTGCTTTTATTGTCTCCCCTTTGTTAatgcacatttaattttttttaatggatacatTTATGTTGCTTTCTGATTCCATTCACAGCCTACTCCAGGCTTAATTCCTTATGCTGttatggatgccttttattttattttattttattttaaaaacttttattaagaagatattttaattacAAACTTAAATTAGTCTTATAACAATTAATCAAATGACTTAAACATATCTCAATATGTGGCATGCAGAAACCAACATGCCGTCATCTTTCAGACACTGCTGCTGTTAGACCTGGTGAA contains:
- the LOC132008036 gene encoding heat shock transcription factor, Y-linked-like, translated to MAHVSSEIQDDSLKNGSTGSAASISSPLCDHTFTGDVDLRSMIEENAFQALSGGSLIKRPRYTFCVSEPDEDNDFLSLTFPRKLWKIVESDQFKSIWWDDKGTSIVIDEELFKKEVLERKAPFRIFETGSMKSLVRQLNLYGFSKMRQSFQRSASLADFLAEEKEVSVLSKLQFYHNPNFKRGCPQLLVRMKRRVGIKNASAVSLVQDINKKSCKGGDNVDSLNSGFVAKTSGERVCSNSTNLNLPLIRKPSPSQRIATTSPMRSDFSPATTSVRPIRPSEQVGMEQHAVLNQLTTFHMHSHSSYTQANGHIVNFVTTTTSTSQYHIISPLQSSYFGTMVEPSTFSTRYADLSASEARFSNLQPAGNPWFTIPMIADTSTASLSRSTHQPSSSYAHQTNYN